In the genome of Myxococcus stipitatus, one region contains:
- a CDS encoding lysophospholipid acyltransferase family protein, translated as MLFLGAVVVWALTTPFDRNGRVLHLYSCFWAQLYFYANPLWHLKVDGREHLPWRGPAVLVSNHESLGDILVLFGLYRPFKWVSKAANFNLPLIGWNMRLNRYVPLVRGDKESIIRMMAESERWLERGVPVLMFPEGTRSADGQLKPFKDGAFALALKMRCPVIPIVLTGTARTLPKHGLVLETSAHCHVQVMPPVDSTRFQDVATFREHIRDLIVAEKARLEALPAGT; from the coding sequence GTGCTCTTCCTCGGCGCCGTCGTGGTCTGGGCCCTCACCACGCCGTTCGACCGGAACGGGCGGGTGCTGCACCTGTATTCGTGCTTCTGGGCACAGCTCTACTTCTACGCGAACCCGCTCTGGCACCTGAAGGTGGACGGCCGTGAGCACCTGCCGTGGCGGGGCCCGGCGGTGCTCGTGTCCAACCACGAATCGCTGGGCGACATCCTGGTCCTCTTCGGGCTCTACCGCCCCTTCAAGTGGGTCTCCAAGGCCGCCAACTTCAACCTGCCGCTCATCGGCTGGAACATGCGGCTCAACCGCTATGTGCCGCTCGTGCGCGGGGACAAGGAGAGCATCATCCGGATGATGGCGGAGAGCGAGCGCTGGCTGGAGCGCGGCGTCCCCGTCCTCATGTTCCCGGAGGGCACGCGCTCGGCGGACGGGCAGCTCAAGCCCTTCAAGGATGGCGCCTTCGCCCTGGCCTTGAAGATGCGCTGCCCCGTCATCCCCATCGTGCTCACGGGCACCGCCCGCACCCTGCCCAAGCACGGCCTGGTGCTGGAGACGTCCGCGCACTGCCACGTCCAGGTCATGCCGCCGGTCGACTCGACGCGCTTCCAGGACGTGGCCACCTTCCGCGAGCACATCCGCGACCTCATCGTCGCCGAGAAGGCCCGCCTGGAAGCCCTCCCCGCCGGCACCTGA
- a CDS encoding HEAT repeat domain-containing protein, which yields MSVLAIGNIEKLRALAANTRVLLLGGARASTASRVTAFEPGTNKVLWSTEFPSAVNALALSGERFAAACADGALCFGTLSDGQVQGRLEGAHAGGVTSLASGVDGKLLFSAGVDGAVRGWEWESTRKVHEWVAASQPLRAVAVDPSGTYVACGGDDGVVRSITRASGERRDMAGHEGAVRALAFTPRDGRLVSGGDDGKLRFWYLVGAVEFEVRGDKDTGHAGAVLALLFPPTPVAQNDEEPSDRVWSAGSDGKVKAWKLDERRKPRTFDCGGKPVNALVFMPPANPRAAKTALGSVFTASDDRRVFRFGIEVDGKPANDQDTSRHGLDVLTESLKAGRPKREAAVREAVLLDEPEALEFVLQVLSTDKEAEVRRVAAIELGLKGRVGARAKLRERLSDDHPQVRAESFKALERLETESALAAPRAALESRFVDMRVEGLRKLAKLGGTSPLVPSLIAGMLGQNDSAVALAALDALIEVSPAGDTEPLRAAFERGLSALRVEVLIRIAGAGFLGHPRLQPLVARALDDVEADVRRVAFTIRVMERRALSHALETRDEDFARSVKDVARRLAMRARQGAPSLTDADIQTARDTMPAQGTVGGTLTENDLEPLVAAMACRTPDTAVHGARGLALLGDARALGALLQLSREPEAVIRRQAALSLQALQDARARERLVWMLDDENADVRAVSLDAVVALSTDAPLSSAEAALRSGHEDVRVRGLDRLVKLGSAAQGAEALLGDALEDESAKVRGEAFRTLWAWNEKVPEKALDRALSGRFPDLRHRAVEVLSQRGTEGWAQERLKKSVEDRDAGVATAAYEAWVKLVGKEKPEPHLAALASTLTSVRVLGAKGSVHAPAEPLRSPLLKRVQDEEVEVAVAALEALDKLVTTENGPLLAGLAAASLLVRVRAAELLAPRGAEDIIEPMRGLMDKELERTYPLAFLAPLRVRGARALASLGSRRLLSWFATTLLTSDQGDLQEQGARGLATASRRGDEGYLLDALGHANVAVRSWGADGLSRLGDVRALPVLTGNLRHDHLPIRLGAILSFAALGSQGDGGLLHGLEDRAREVQEMVFAIVLARDLRATRQGEPPDLLASALSSGRPEVRYAAARALELRTEPDAYRAHLVDVLLPPRPDKVGDMKDWPSEEDRARRVVGLAEALSSGQPEQRYAAAQVLLLRNKPLDYFREAQKVARPRTLEAPWKPETAPTTSPVQATPGKSWLRRLFSAVKPGTSAPEPTANEERQHLRRLAFGAYVGLLRQVAAGDDESHRVRRDAVDRVVKLTQEGYAGTPAAVAALLRALEDPHQLVRKAALAGLKELFPAGSDEPLSLALASLSPDVARAALDELAARGDAAKARITAALNSPLADVRRYAFELLEKLSPSGSLEPLLAALGSEHADLRVGVIERLAGANDSRVTEALGRAMASEHEDLRLRASELLAMRGDDRAVEVLAIFLRSETAPVARRALEALHRLATPAAVNALAARLAAAPDVNERQRLVAALGQTRRPEALEVLARRSHEDESSAVRVATVAAAIYVAGPDEKKRDHALAVRFLRSAVKSPDAAVRLEALRPLEHGAEVGQSEILLGLFSDRDGAVRAEAVALYSKRVIEHGAPVAPLEDVLRGGARELMLPAAEAVAHLRGVSALRPLLLYARAGEDGQRERALLALGSLGDVRALSELEAVAAGGTPEAPTEPSMVWAAMEGLGRLAGRMPDSDERRRIEEKVEAAAVEGSSTELQEAGVKGLRAIGGERARVKLEALLLDPGTDSDVALTVVKELAKLKDPESEAALATTLDSDDDDLRAEARKALDVLFPKERTRVEFLAVASKYEDISDPAADYLAKEGDPALLVPRLATLTSQDLRLRLRRGLARRGVLPVPETVALLGHDKVAAREEAALLLGTWTGEARQPGQVDLPGVARALVAAERRTATEWASSLPGPKRHELTSAWERLLWAGSRLGAAGIADSARAILQGGEAKAPASVRREAANALERLGTAGGTLKLVGQDTAPVMSNDRERTATAEVLKAALTDPDSQVRSAVADALAHLVPDRAGAWALEVKPFDPVAMGPMGAKVSTDALATSEGRRLAEPALLGTRNLAPLKVLSAHAKPEVKQEAWAGMGRLGGDEAAKLLHASAFDKSNSVELRKAAWRAHKRARRAADRTRKLSQSQTEKEGTQS from the coding sequence ATGTCCGTCCTCGCCATCGGCAACATCGAGAAGCTCCGTGCACTCGCGGCCAACACGCGGGTGCTGCTGCTCGGCGGCGCTCGCGCCTCCACCGCCAGCCGCGTCACCGCGTTCGAGCCCGGCACCAACAAGGTGCTGTGGAGCACGGAGTTCCCCTCCGCGGTGAACGCCCTCGCCCTCTCGGGTGAGCGCTTCGCCGCCGCGTGCGCCGACGGCGCGCTGTGCTTCGGCACGCTGTCCGACGGACAGGTGCAGGGGCGGCTCGAGGGTGCCCACGCGGGCGGCGTCACCTCGCTGGCCTCCGGCGTGGACGGCAAGCTGCTCTTCAGCGCGGGCGTGGATGGCGCCGTGCGCGGCTGGGAGTGGGAGTCCACGCGCAAGGTGCACGAGTGGGTGGCGGCCTCGCAGCCGCTGCGCGCCGTGGCGGTGGACCCGTCCGGCACGTATGTCGCGTGTGGTGGTGATGACGGCGTGGTGCGCTCCATCACCCGCGCCTCGGGTGAGCGGCGCGACATGGCGGGCCACGAGGGCGCGGTGCGCGCGCTGGCCTTCACGCCGCGCGACGGCCGGCTCGTCTCCGGTGGCGACGACGGCAAGCTGCGCTTCTGGTACCTGGTGGGCGCGGTGGAGTTCGAGGTCCGCGGCGACAAGGACACCGGCCACGCGGGCGCCGTGCTCGCCCTGCTCTTCCCGCCCACGCCCGTCGCGCAGAACGACGAGGAGCCCTCCGACCGCGTCTGGTCCGCGGGCAGCGACGGCAAGGTGAAGGCGTGGAAGCTGGACGAGCGCCGCAAGCCGCGCACGTTCGACTGCGGCGGCAAGCCGGTGAACGCGCTGGTGTTCATGCCGCCCGCCAACCCGCGCGCGGCGAAGACGGCGCTGGGCTCGGTCTTCACCGCGAGCGACGACCGCCGCGTCTTCCGCTTCGGCATCGAGGTGGACGGCAAGCCGGCCAATGACCAGGACACCTCGCGGCACGGCCTGGATGTGCTGACGGAGTCGCTGAAGGCGGGCCGCCCCAAGCGCGAGGCCGCCGTCCGCGAGGCCGTGCTGCTGGACGAGCCGGAGGCGCTGGAGTTCGTGCTCCAGGTGCTGAGCACGGACAAGGAGGCGGAGGTCCGCCGCGTCGCCGCCATCGAGCTGGGCCTGAAGGGCCGCGTCGGCGCGCGCGCGAAGCTGCGGGAGCGCCTCAGCGACGACCACCCCCAGGTGCGCGCGGAGTCCTTCAAGGCGCTCGAGCGCCTGGAGACCGAGTCCGCGCTGGCCGCGCCCCGCGCCGCGCTGGAATCGCGCTTCGTGGACATGCGGGTGGAGGGCCTGCGGAAGCTGGCGAAGCTGGGCGGCACGTCCCCGCTGGTTCCGTCCCTCATCGCGGGGATGCTCGGGCAGAACGACTCCGCGGTGGCGCTGGCCGCCCTGGACGCGCTCATCGAGGTGAGCCCCGCGGGAGACACCGAGCCCCTGCGCGCCGCCTTCGAGCGCGGCCTCTCCGCGCTGCGCGTGGAGGTGCTCATCCGCATCGCCGGCGCGGGCTTCCTGGGCCACCCCCGCCTCCAGCCGCTGGTCGCTCGCGCGCTGGATGACGTGGAGGCCGACGTGCGCCGCGTGGCCTTCACCATCCGCGTGATGGAGCGCCGGGCCCTGTCCCACGCGCTGGAGACCCGCGACGAGGACTTCGCGCGCTCCGTCAAGGACGTGGCCCGCCGACTGGCCATGCGCGCCCGGCAGGGGGCGCCGTCGCTCACGGACGCGGACATCCAGACCGCTCGCGACACCATGCCCGCGCAGGGCACCGTCGGGGGCACGCTGACGGAGAACGACCTGGAGCCGCTGGTCGCCGCCATGGCGTGCCGCACGCCGGACACCGCCGTGCACGGTGCGCGCGGCCTCGCGCTCTTGGGTGACGCGCGGGCGCTGGGCGCGCTGCTGCAGCTGTCCCGCGAGCCCGAGGCGGTCATCCGCCGTCAGGCCGCCCTCTCGCTCCAGGCCCTCCAGGACGCGCGTGCTCGCGAGCGCCTGGTGTGGATGCTGGACGACGAGAACGCGGACGTGCGCGCCGTCTCGCTCGACGCCGTGGTGGCGCTGAGCACGGACGCCCCGCTGTCCTCCGCCGAGGCGGCGCTGCGCTCCGGCCACGAGGACGTGCGCGTGCGCGGCCTGGACCGGCTGGTGAAGCTGGGCTCGGCGGCGCAGGGCGCGGAGGCGCTGCTCGGCGACGCGCTGGAGGACGAGTCCGCCAAGGTGCGGGGCGAGGCCTTCCGGACGCTGTGGGCTTGGAACGAGAAGGTCCCGGAGAAGGCGCTGGACCGCGCGCTCTCCGGCCGCTTCCCGGACCTGCGTCACCGCGCGGTGGAGGTCCTCTCCCAGCGCGGCACCGAGGGCTGGGCGCAGGAGCGCCTGAAGAAGTCCGTGGAGGACCGCGACGCGGGCGTCGCCACCGCCGCGTATGAGGCGTGGGTGAAGCTGGTCGGCAAGGAGAAGCCGGAGCCGCACCTGGCGGCCCTGGCCTCCACGCTCACCTCCGTGCGCGTGCTGGGCGCGAAGGGCTCCGTCCACGCGCCCGCGGAGCCACTGCGCTCCCCGCTGCTCAAGCGCGTGCAGGACGAAGAGGTGGAGGTCGCCGTCGCCGCGCTGGAGGCGCTGGACAAGCTGGTGACCACCGAGAACGGGCCGCTGCTCGCGGGCCTCGCGGCGGCGTCGCTGCTGGTTCGCGTGCGCGCCGCGGAGCTGCTCGCCCCGCGCGGCGCCGAGGACATCATCGAGCCCATGCGCGGGCTGATGGACAAGGAGCTGGAGCGCACCTACCCGCTCGCCTTCCTCGCCCCGCTGCGCGTGCGCGGCGCGCGGGCCCTGGCGTCGCTGGGCTCGCGGCGGCTGCTCTCGTGGTTCGCCACCACGCTCCTGACCAGCGACCAGGGGGACCTGCAGGAGCAGGGCGCCCGCGGCCTCGCCACCGCCAGCCGTCGGGGCGACGAGGGCTACCTGCTGGACGCGCTGGGCCACGCCAACGTGGCGGTGCGCTCGTGGGGCGCGGATGGCCTGTCGCGCCTGGGTGACGTGCGCGCCCTGCCGGTGCTCACCGGCAACCTGCGCCACGACCACCTCCCCATCCGGCTGGGCGCCATCCTCTCCTTCGCGGCCCTGGGCTCGCAGGGGGATGGTGGCCTGCTGCACGGCCTGGAGGACCGCGCGCGCGAGGTGCAGGAGATGGTGTTCGCCATCGTCCTCGCCCGCGACTTGCGCGCCACCCGTCAGGGCGAGCCGCCGGACCTGCTCGCCAGCGCGCTGTCCAGCGGACGGCCGGAGGTGCGCTACGCCGCGGCCCGCGCGCTGGAGCTGCGCACGGAGCCGGACGCCTACCGCGCCCACCTGGTCGACGTGCTCCTGCCGCCGCGCCCGGACAAGGTCGGCGACATGAAGGACTGGCCCTCCGAGGAGGACCGCGCCAGGCGCGTCGTCGGACTCGCCGAGGCGCTCTCCAGCGGCCAGCCCGAGCAGCGCTACGCGGCGGCGCAGGTGCTGCTGCTGCGCAACAAGCCGCTCGACTACTTCCGCGAGGCGCAGAAGGTCGCCCGCCCGCGCACGCTGGAGGCCCCGTGGAAGCCGGAGACGGCGCCCACCACGTCTCCCGTGCAGGCCACGCCCGGCAAGAGCTGGCTGCGCCGGCTGTTCTCCGCGGTGAAGCCCGGCACGAGCGCGCCCGAGCCCACCGCCAACGAGGAGCGTCAGCACCTGCGTCGGCTGGCCTTCGGCGCGTACGTGGGCCTCCTGCGGCAGGTGGCCGCGGGGGACGACGAGAGCCACCGCGTCCGCCGCGACGCCGTGGACCGCGTGGTGAAGCTCACCCAGGAGGGCTACGCGGGCACCCCCGCCGCCGTCGCCGCGCTGCTGCGCGCCCTGGAGGACCCGCACCAGCTCGTGCGCAAGGCGGCCCTCGCGGGCCTCAAGGAGCTGTTCCCCGCGGGCAGCGATGAGCCGCTCTCGCTCGCGCTGGCCTCGCTGTCGCCGGACGTGGCCCGCGCCGCGCTGGATGAGCTGGCCGCGCGTGGTGACGCCGCGAAGGCGCGCATCACCGCCGCGCTCAACTCGCCGCTGGCGGACGTGCGCCGCTACGCCTTCGAGCTGCTCGAGAAGCTCAGCCCCTCCGGCAGCCTGGAGCCGCTGCTCGCCGCGCTCGGCAGCGAGCACGCGGACCTGAGAGTGGGTGTGATTGAGCGGCTGGCGGGCGCCAACGACTCGCGCGTCACCGAGGCGCTCGGTCGCGCCATGGCCAGCGAGCACGAGGACCTGCGCCTGCGCGCGTCCGAGCTGCTGGCGATGCGCGGCGATGACCGGGCGGTGGAGGTGCTGGCCATCTTCCTGCGCTCGGAGACGGCCCCCGTCGCCAGGCGCGCGCTGGAGGCGCTGCACCGGCTGGCCACGCCCGCCGCGGTGAATGCCCTGGCCGCGCGCCTGGCCGCCGCCCCGGACGTCAACGAGCGCCAGCGCCTGGTGGCCGCGCTCGGTCAGACGCGCCGCCCGGAGGCGCTGGAGGTACTCGCGCGCCGCAGCCACGAGGACGAGTCGAGCGCGGTGCGAGTCGCCACCGTGGCGGCCGCCATCTACGTCGCCGGCCCCGACGAGAAGAAGCGCGACCATGCGCTCGCGGTCCGCTTCCTGCGCTCGGCGGTGAAGAGCCCGGACGCGGCGGTGCGGCTGGAGGCCCTGCGCCCGCTGGAGCACGGCGCGGAGGTGGGCCAGTCGGAGATTCTGCTGGGCCTCTTCTCGGACCGGGACGGAGCCGTTCGCGCGGAGGCGGTGGCGCTGTACTCGAAGCGCGTCATCGAGCACGGCGCGCCTGTCGCGCCGCTGGAGGACGTGCTGCGCGGTGGCGCCCGCGAGCTGATGCTGCCGGCCGCCGAAGCCGTCGCGCACCTGCGCGGCGTCAGCGCGCTGCGGCCCCTGCTGCTGTACGCCCGCGCGGGTGAGGATGGACAGCGCGAGCGCGCCCTCCTGGCCCTGGGCTCGCTGGGTGACGTGCGCGCGCTGAGCGAGCTGGAGGCGGTCGCCGCTGGCGGCACGCCCGAGGCCCCCACGGAGCCGTCCATGGTCTGGGCGGCGATGGAGGGCCTGGGCCGGCTCGCGGGCCGCATGCCGGACAGCGACGAGCGCCGCCGCATCGAGGAGAAGGTGGAGGCCGCCGCGGTGGAGGGCTCCTCCACGGAGCTCCAGGAAGCCGGCGTGAAGGGCCTGCGCGCCATCGGCGGCGAGCGCGCCCGGGTGAAGCTGGAGGCGCTGCTGCTGGACCCGGGCACGGACAGCGACGTGGCCCTCACCGTGGTGAAGGAGCTGGCGAAGCTCAAGGACCCGGAGTCCGAGGCGGCCCTGGCCACCACGCTGGATTCCGACGACGACGACCTGCGCGCGGAGGCGCGCAAGGCGCTGGACGTGCTCTTCCCCAAGGAGCGCACCCGCGTCGAGTTCCTCGCTGTGGCCAGCAAGTACGAGGACATCTCCGACCCCGCCGCGGACTACCTCGCGAAGGAAGGCGACCCCGCGCTGCTGGTGCCCCGGCTGGCCACGTTGACCAGCCAGGACCTCCGGCTGCGACTGCGGCGCGGACTGGCCCGGCGCGGCGTCCTGCCCGTGCCGGAGACGGTGGCGCTGCTGGGCCACGACAAGGTGGCGGCCCGCGAGGAGGCGGCCCTCCTCTTGGGCACGTGGACCGGTGAGGCGCGTCAGCCCGGCCAGGTGGACCTCCCCGGCGTGGCCCGCGCGCTGGTCGCGGCCGAGCGCCGCACGGCGACCGAGTGGGCGTCCTCGCTCCCGGGCCCCAAGCGCCACGAGCTGACCTCCGCGTGGGAGCGGCTGCTGTGGGCCGGCTCGCGCCTGGGCGCCGCGGGCATCGCGGACTCCGCGCGAGCGATTCTCCAGGGCGGCGAGGCCAAGGCCCCCGCGTCCGTGCGCCGCGAGGCCGCGAACGCGCTGGAGCGCCTGGGCACCGCGGGCGGCACGCTCAAGCTGGTGGGCCAGGACACGGCCCCCGTGATGTCGAATGACAGGGAGCGCACGGCGACCGCCGAGGTGCTCAAGGCCGCGCTGACGGACCCGGACTCGCAGGTGCGCTCGGCCGTCGCGGACGCGCTGGCGCACCTGGTCCCCGACCGCGCGGGCGCCTGGGCGCTGGAGGTGAAGCCCTTCGACCCGGTGGCCATGGGCCCCATGGGCGCGAAGGTGTCCACCGACGCGCTCGCCACCTCGGAGGGCCGCCGCCTCGCGGAGCCCGCGCTGCTGGGGACCCGGAACCTGGCGCCGCTGAAGGTGCTGTCCGCCCACGCGAAGCCCGAGGTGAAGCAGGAAGCATGGGCCGGCATGGGCCGGCTCGGCGGAGACGAGGCGGCGAAGCTGCTGCACGCGTCCGCCTTCGACAAGTCGAACTCCGTGGAGCTGCGCAAGGCCGCCTGGCGCGCCCACAAACGCGCGCGCCGCGCCGCGGACCGCACGCGCAAACTGAGCCAGAGCCAGACCGAGAAGGAAGGTACCCAGTCGTGA
- a CDS encoding carboxypeptidase-like regulatory domain-containing protein — MRRPSAVGLLLGVLALGSVVALLSFRAPSREAPPAPRPEAPRPSAPREPTPPPKGVLSIRGRVLHEDQRPAAGVEVSATRSIPGESLSGRPCGKDTETPLSSTQCEDVRTLLEVMDEGSGAAPVVSRATTAADGTFTLEGLAEGTVALWALSPRDAAVELAVVAGAQDVTLVLARALHGQGRVIDEAARPVVNASVTLFHLEHSRFFEAFTDKDGRFSLGPVPPGDYSLVVFSPGLLPLSVPDLFLESLHEEELVLHRPRSIVGQVLQDERPVAGAQVETHDAWHRQVTDAQGRFTLENLPPGRFILWARHGDQQGEVVTELEEEQDRVEVTVRLGTLLRVVGTVRDEAGKPIPDAMVEMNAAQEVLRTRVIHATTKEDGSFVLDRAPPDRMSFSAWAEGFQQSEPQSLMVTADMPPVDFVMKRAFVVEGFVTDPEGKPLAEALVTGVKRERALRARHERPSESPYEQDETVDSYTNEQGHFLLNLTEPGLHIITPEAEGFVGAPVEVEAPARGVKLVMDPGARLQGVVVDTRGEPIPEVTLTLHDAKEKELLVSMGPSDEHGRFSVGGLPAGGPYSLVAEFEVGGVHRASLPVELRDRETTKVTVRMETGLSVSGIVVDEAGIPVADVGVHGASLEQTLARMDEESLTDSVVPSIATTDAQGRFTLHHVPPGTCRLMIQKQGYVLRGEPVSSEAPAPHEPQVLVPAGAKDVRLVLLYQGSVRGRLMREDYSPITRFNINEEPRRDPLGAFRVPVDQPGDMTLTLEAPGLTRLVREVHVAAGQDVDLGDVVLKAGRRVRGRVLDARTSQPLFGVEIEASTPPSSTPGRDPEAYVAPLALATTGAGGVFELPPLEPGPLLLKFRHSDYLSHEEHVGPADTELETRLSAGSRLEGSVVDRRGRPVQSHVGITPLAPQNEDTRYKYTRGRQGTFIASGLMPGDYAIAPTEAVNAEGGGVSFLPRLVHLGPSENKTLQFQERVGQATLQLRLAQAARNPEDPFDGIAFIKVHLFPAPLPPITSRRQWELLSTALAVPRLDDPTSLEEQLTFPELPLGRYTFVMRGTNVRTRQVLLHREEVELSSSGITPVDLRPRWVPLADP, encoded by the coding sequence ATGCGAAGGCCATCCGCGGTGGGACTGCTGCTCGGTGTGCTGGCACTGGGCTCCGTCGTGGCGCTCCTCTCCTTCCGCGCGCCCTCCCGCGAAGCACCTCCCGCGCCCAGGCCCGAGGCCCCCCGGCCTTCCGCGCCGCGTGAGCCCACGCCGCCGCCGAAGGGCGTGCTGTCCATCCGAGGCCGCGTCCTCCACGAGGACCAGCGCCCCGCGGCGGGCGTGGAGGTCTCCGCCACGCGGTCCATCCCCGGCGAGTCCCTGTCCGGGCGCCCGTGTGGCAAGGACACCGAAACGCCGCTGTCGTCGACCCAGTGCGAGGACGTGCGGACACTCCTCGAGGTGATGGACGAGGGCTCCGGCGCGGCGCCCGTGGTGAGCCGCGCCACCACGGCGGCGGACGGCACCTTCACGCTGGAGGGACTCGCCGAGGGCACGGTCGCGCTGTGGGCCCTCTCGCCCCGGGACGCGGCGGTGGAGCTCGCCGTGGTGGCGGGCGCGCAAGACGTGACGCTGGTGCTCGCGCGAGCGCTTCACGGACAGGGGCGCGTCATCGACGAGGCCGCGCGTCCCGTGGTGAACGCCAGCGTGACGCTCTTCCACCTCGAGCACTCCCGCTTCTTCGAGGCGTTCACCGACAAGGACGGCCGCTTCTCGCTGGGCCCCGTGCCTCCGGGCGACTACTCGCTCGTCGTCTTCAGCCCGGGCCTGCTGCCGCTCTCGGTGCCGGACCTCTTCCTGGAGAGCCTGCACGAGGAGGAGCTCGTGCTGCACCGGCCTCGGAGCATCGTCGGCCAGGTGCTCCAGGACGAGCGCCCCGTCGCGGGGGCCCAGGTCGAAACCCACGACGCCTGGCATCGACAGGTGACGGACGCGCAGGGGCGCTTCACGCTGGAGAACCTCCCGCCCGGGCGCTTCATCCTCTGGGCGCGCCACGGCGACCAGCAGGGCGAGGTGGTGACGGAGCTGGAGGAGGAGCAGGACCGGGTGGAGGTGACGGTGCGGCTGGGGACGCTCTTGCGCGTGGTGGGCACGGTGCGCGACGAGGCCGGCAAGCCCATCCCCGACGCGATGGTGGAGATGAACGCGGCGCAGGAAGTGCTCCGCACCCGCGTCATCCACGCCACCACGAAGGAGGACGGCAGCTTCGTGCTCGACCGCGCGCCCCCGGACCGCATGTCGTTCAGCGCCTGGGCGGAGGGCTTCCAGCAGTCCGAGCCCCAGAGCCTCATGGTGACGGCCGACATGCCGCCCGTGGACTTCGTGATGAAGCGCGCCTTCGTCGTGGAAGGCTTCGTCACGGACCCGGAGGGCAAGCCGCTCGCGGAGGCGCTCGTCACCGGTGTGAAGCGGGAGCGCGCGCTGCGCGCCCGCCATGAGAGGCCCTCGGAGTCGCCATACGAGCAGGACGAGACGGTGGACTCGTACACCAACGAGCAGGGCCACTTCCTGCTCAACCTGACCGAGCCGGGGCTCCACATCATCACCCCCGAGGCCGAGGGGTTCGTCGGAGCCCCCGTGGAGGTGGAGGCGCCCGCCCGGGGCGTGAAGCTGGTGATGGACCCGGGCGCGCGGCTGCAAGGCGTCGTGGTGGACACGCGAGGCGAGCCCATCCCGGAGGTCACCCTCACCCTCCATGACGCCAAGGAGAAGGAGCTCCTCGTCTCCATGGGCCCCAGTGACGAGCACGGGCGGTTCAGCGTGGGCGGCCTGCCCGCGGGAGGGCCGTACTCGCTGGTGGCGGAGTTCGAGGTGGGCGGCGTGCACCGCGCCTCGCTCCCCGTGGAGCTCCGCGACCGGGAGACGACGAAGGTGACGGTGCGCATGGAGACCGGGCTGTCCGTGTCCGGCATCGTCGTGGATGAAGCGGGCATCCCCGTCGCCGACGTCGGGGTGCATGGCGCCTCCCTGGAGCAGACGCTCGCGCGCATGGACGAGGAGTCCCTCACGGACTCCGTGGTGCCCTCCATCGCCACCACGGATGCCCAGGGGCGCTTCACCCTCCACCATGTGCCGCCGGGGACCTGCCGGCTGATGATCCAGAAGCAGGGCTACGTCCTGCGCGGCGAGCCCGTCTCCAGCGAGGCCCCGGCGCCGCACGAGCCCCAGGTCCTCGTGCCCGCTGGCGCGAAGGACGTCCGGCTGGTGCTGCTGTACCAGGGGAGCGTGCGAGGCCGGCTGATGCGCGAGGACTACTCCCCCATCACCCGCTTCAACATCAACGAGGAGCCCCGGAGGGATCCACTCGGCGCCTTCCGCGTCCCGGTGGATCAACCCGGCGACATGACGCTGACGCTGGAGGCCCCGGGCCTCACGCGACTGGTGCGCGAGGTCCACGTGGCGGCGGGCCAGGACGTGGACCTGGGCGACGTGGTCCTCAAGGCGGGGCGGCGGGTGCGCGGCCGGGTGCTGGACGCGCGCACCTCCCAGCCCCTGTTCGGCGTGGAGATTGAAGCCAGCACCCCACCCTCCTCCACGCCAGGCCGGGACCCGGAGGCGTATGTCGCGCCCCTCGCGCTCGCGACCACGGGCGCGGGAGGCGTCTTCGAGCTGCCGCCCCTGGAGCCCGGGCCCCTGCTGCTGAAGTTCCGCCACTCCGACTACCTGTCGCATGAGGAGCACGTCGGCCCGGCGGACACGGAGCTGGAGACGCGGCTCTCCGCCGGCTCGAGGCTGGAGGGCAGCGTGGTGGACCGACGCGGACGTCCCGTCCAGAGCCACGTGGGAATCACGCCGCTGGCGCCCCAGAACGAGGACACCCGCTACAAGTACACCCGAGGCCGGCAGGGGACGTTCATCGCCTCGGGACTCATGCCCGGGGACTACGCCATCGCCCCGACGGAGGCGGTGAACGCCGAGGGCGGCGGCGTCTCCTTCCTTCCGCGGCTCGTGCACCTGGGCCCCTCCGAGAACAAGACCCTCCAGTTCCAGGAGCGGGTGGGCCAGGCCACGCTCCAGCTGCGGCTGGCGCAGGCGGCCCGCAACCCCGAGGACCCCTTCGATGGCATCGCCTTCATCAAGGTCCACCTCTTCCCGGCGCCCTTGCCGCCCATCACCTCCCGGAGGCAGTGGGAGCTGCTCTCCACCGCCCTCGCCGTGCCGCGCCTGGACGACCCCACGTCCCTGGAGGAGCAGCTGACATTCCCCGAGCTGCCCCTGGGCCGCTACACCTTCGTCATGAGGGGCACGAACGTCCGGACGCGTCAGGTCCTGCTCCACCGCGAGGAGGTGGAGCTCTCCTCCTCGGGCATCACCCCCGTCGACCTGCGGCCTCGGTGGGTGCCCCTCGCCGACCCGTGA